From Pseudomonas sp. G.S.17, the proteins below share one genomic window:
- a CDS encoding HlyD family secretion protein yields MNSSLQADLTASTAVPSRNKSPLLKRLLLLLVIITALVAAVLFGLHWWTVGRFIESTDDAYIGGDVTVIGPKVPGYITELKVVDNQFVHAGDLLVKIDDRDYQAALHKAEGAVAAQQALLANLDATEELQHAVVGQAKAGIDAANAETVRSRDDHARYKDLVSRSAVSVESAQRADATFKTAQANGAKAQASLLATQRQLNVIASQKQQARAALMQAVAEREMAQLNVAYTELRAPVDGVIGNRRARVGAYAAAGTQLLSVVPASGLWVDANFKEDQLAHMLPGQPVTIHADVLPGREFHGHLDSLAPATGAQFSVLPPENATGNFTKIVQRVPVRVLLDQDDSTLGSLRPGLSVTAQVDTNAKVSVPTPSAPVAAANVSRAP; encoded by the coding sequence ATGAACAGTTCACTTCAGGCCGATTTAACGGCCAGCACCGCCGTCCCATCGCGCAACAAGTCGCCCCTGCTCAAACGCCTGTTGTTGCTGCTGGTGATCATCACCGCGTTGGTGGCCGCGGTACTGTTCGGCCTGCATTGGTGGACGGTCGGCCGCTTCATTGAATCCACCGACGATGCTTATATCGGTGGCGACGTCACCGTGATCGGTCCCAAGGTGCCGGGCTATATCACCGAGCTGAAGGTCGTCGACAACCAGTTCGTCCACGCCGGTGACTTGCTGGTAAAGATCGACGACCGTGATTACCAGGCCGCGCTGCACAAAGCCGAAGGTGCAGTCGCCGCTCAGCAAGCGCTACTGGCCAATCTGGATGCCACCGAAGAACTGCAACACGCGGTGGTCGGTCAGGCCAAGGCCGGTATCGATGCCGCTAACGCCGAAACCGTGCGCTCACGGGACGATCATGCGCGCTATAAAGACTTGGTCAGCCGCTCCGCCGTGTCGGTAGAAAGCGCCCAGCGTGCTGACGCGACGTTCAAGACCGCGCAAGCCAACGGCGCCAAGGCCCAGGCTTCGTTGCTCGCCACACAACGCCAACTCAATGTGATTGCCAGCCAGAAACAGCAGGCTCGCGCGGCGCTGATGCAAGCCGTGGCCGAGCGGGAGATGGCGCAGCTCAACGTTGCCTACACCGAATTGCGTGCGCCGGTGGATGGCGTAATCGGCAACCGTCGGGCGCGGGTCGGCGCCTACGCAGCGGCCGGAACCCAACTGCTTTCGGTGGTGCCCGCCAGCGGCTTGTGGGTCGACGCCAATTTCAAGGAAGACCAATTGGCGCACATGCTGCCCGGCCAACCGGTGACCATTCACGCCGACGTGCTGCCGGGTCGCGAATTTCACGGGCATCTGGACAGCCTGGCCCCAGCGACCGGCGCGCAATTCAGCGTATTACCGCCGGAAAACGCCACCGGCAACTTCACCAAGATCGTGCAGCGAGTGCCAGTTCGGGTGTTGCTGGATCAGGACGACAGCACGCTGGGCAGCCTGCGGCCGGGTCTTTCGGTTACCGCGCAAGTCGACACCAACGCCAAGGTCAGCGTTCCGACTCCATCCGCACCGGTTGCTGCGGCTAATGTGAGCCGTGCGCCATGA
- a CDS encoding ABC transporter ATP-binding protein — MNALEVDDLSFAYGPREALRQISFSLAPGRFGALLGPNGAGKSTLIALLTRLYDLQRGEIRVGGCSLRQTPRPALRQLGVVFQQSTLDLDLSVEQNLRYHAALHGMPRRSAIARVAEELARQGLTERKAERVRELNGGHRRRVEIARALLHEPRLLLLDEASVGLDPASRLALNQHVRSLCREQGISVLWTTHLLDEVQPDDDLLILHQGRLVASGNAGAVSAEHGGELGTAFARLTLVSASGAISR; from the coding sequence ATGAATGCGCTGGAGGTCGACGACCTGAGTTTCGCCTATGGGCCTCGGGAAGCCTTGCGCCAGATCAGTTTCAGCCTCGCTCCGGGCCGCTTTGGTGCGTTGCTCGGCCCCAATGGCGCGGGTAAATCAACCCTGATCGCCTTGCTGACCCGGCTGTATGACCTGCAACGCGGCGAAATTCGCGTGGGCGGCTGTTCCCTGCGCCAGACGCCGCGCCCGGCGCTGCGGCAATTGGGTGTGGTGTTTCAACAAAGCACGCTGGACCTGGACCTGAGTGTCGAACAAAACCTGCGTTATCACGCCGCGCTGCACGGCATGCCGCGTCGTTCGGCAATCGCCCGCGTCGCTGAAGAACTGGCGCGTCAGGGGTTGACCGAGCGCAAGGCCGAACGGGTCCGCGAGCTGAATGGCGGGCATCGGCGTCGGGTGGAAATCGCTCGGGCCCTGTTGCATGAGCCACGCCTGTTGCTGCTCGACGAAGCCAGCGTCGGCCTTGATCCGGCCAGCCGTCTGGCGCTCAACCAGCACGTGCGCAGCCTGTGTCGCGAACAAGGCATCAGTGTGCTTTGGACCACGCATTTGCTCGATGAAGTGCAGCCCGACGATGACTTGCTGATCCTGCATCAAGGACGCCTGGTCGCCTCAGGCAACGCCGGAGCCGTCAGTGCCGAACATGGCGGTGAACTGGGCACTGCGTTTGCCCGCCTGACCCTTGTTTCTGCATCTGGAGCAATCAGCCGATGA
- a CDS encoding thioredoxin family protein — protein MSSQPYATTAPTRAEVDALQGATLIEFGTDWCGYCKAAQPLISTVMRDYPDVRHLKIEDGSGRPLGRSFRVKLWPTLIFMRDGEELSRLVRPTQTSDIEEACEGMVRQG, from the coding sequence ATGAGCAGCCAGCCTTACGCCACCACCGCACCGACGCGCGCCGAGGTAGACGCCTTGCAGGGCGCGACGCTGATCGAGTTCGGCACCGATTGGTGCGGTTACTGCAAAGCTGCACAGCCGCTGATCAGCACGGTCATGCGCGATTACCCCGACGTGCGGCATCTGAAAATCGAGGATGGCAGCGGGCGACCGCTGGGCCGTTCATTTCGCGTCAAGTTATGGCCGACACTGATATTCATGCGCGACGGTGAGGAGTTGAGCCGTCTGGTGCGGCCCACCCAAACCAGCGATATCGAAGAGGCGTGCGAAGGGATGGTGCGGCAGGGCTGA
- a CDS encoding ABC transporter permease, which yields MNAYWQCFSGIVLREWLRFILQRTRFLSALVRPLLWLLVFAAGFRAALGIAIIEPYDTYIPYEVYIIPGLACMILLFNGMQGSLSMVYDREMGSMRVLLTSPLPRTFLLISKLLATSLISLLQVYAFLAIAWVYGVQPPAWGLLAALPALLLVALMLSALGLLLSNAIRQLENFAGVMNFVIFPMFFLSSALYPLWKMQEASQWLYWLCAINPFSHAVELVRFALYERFNLLAAAVCLGLTIIFTLLAIVTFNPQHAAVRKPG from the coding sequence ATGAACGCCTATTGGCAATGTTTCAGCGGTATTGTCCTGCGTGAATGGCTGCGTTTCATTCTGCAACGCACACGATTCCTCAGCGCGTTGGTGCGCCCACTGCTGTGGCTATTGGTGTTCGCGGCAGGTTTTCGCGCGGCGCTGGGCATCGCCATCATCGAGCCCTACGACACCTACATTCCTTACGAGGTGTACATCATTCCGGGCCTGGCCTGCATGATTCTGCTGTTCAACGGCATGCAAGGCTCATTGTCCATGGTTTACGACCGGGAAATGGGCAGCATGCGCGTGTTACTCACCAGCCCACTGCCTCGCACCTTTCTGCTGATCAGCAAATTGCTGGCCACGTCGTTGATTTCGTTGTTGCAGGTGTATGCCTTTCTGGCGATTGCCTGGGTTTACGGCGTGCAACCACCCGCATGGGGTTTGCTGGCAGCGCTGCCAGCCTTGTTGTTGGTGGCGTTGATGCTCAGCGCGTTGGGCCTGTTGCTGTCGAATGCGATCCGCCAACTGGAAAACTTCGCCGGGGTGATGAATTTCGTGATCTTCCCGATGTTTTTCCTGTCGTCGGCGCTTTATCCGCTATGGAAAATGCAGGAGGCCAGCCAATGGCTGTATTGGCTGTGCGCGATCAACCCGTTCAGCCACGCGGTGGAACTGGTGCGCTTTGCCCTTTATGAGCGCTTCAACCTGCTGGCAGCGGCGGTCTGCCTGGGCTTGACGATCATTTTCACGCTGCTGGCCATCGTCACCTTCAACCCCCAACACGCCGCCGTCCGCAAGCCAGGCTAA
- a CDS encoding PQQ-dependent catabolism-associated CXXCW motif protein — protein sequence MLRALRSTLLSMVLATTLPCLAVADTPLFSADGYRIALYRSPTPVQVEGARIIDTAQLQALMQQPAKPLLIDVYRRQWLQGRFIEDEPHANLPGSLWLANTGDGELTEQWQAYFVGHLQQASAGRHDMPMVFYCRADCWLSGNAVKRAAALGYSDLYWYRDGLDAWQAAGLPVKSAQPLPLP from the coding sequence ATGCTGCGTGCTTTGCGCTCAACCCTGCTATCGATGGTGCTTGCTACGACGCTGCCGTGCCTCGCCGTGGCTGACACCCCGTTGTTTTCCGCCGATGGCTATCGCATAGCTTTGTATCGCAGCCCGACGCCCGTTCAGGTCGAGGGCGCGCGGATTATTGACACGGCGCAGCTTCAGGCGCTTATGCAACAACCTGCCAAACCGCTGCTGATCGATGTGTATCGCCGACAATGGCTGCAAGGTCGCTTCATCGAAGACGAACCTCACGCCAATCTGCCGGGCAGTCTGTGGCTGGCCAATACTGGCGACGGTGAACTGACAGAGCAATGGCAGGCTTATTTTGTCGGCCATCTGCAGCAAGCCAGCGCCGGTCGTCACGATATGCCAATGGTGTTTTACTGCCGCGCCGATTGCTGGCTGAGCGGGAACGCCGTGAAGCGCGCGGCGGCGCTGGGCTACAGTGATCTGTATTGGTACCGCGACGGTCTCGACGCCTGGCAGGCTGCCGGTTTGCCCGTCAAATCTGCGCAACCGCTGCCACTGCCCTGA
- a CDS encoding DHA2 family efflux MFS transporter permease subunit, translating into MSTVGVAASAQPFDAASMPTAQKVFAFATMCVGMFIALLDIQIVSASLRDIGGGLSAGADETAWVQTSYLIAEIVVIPLSGWLSRVMSTRWLFCASAVGFTLASLLCGLAWNIQSMIAFRALQGFLGGSMIPMVFTSAFMFFTGKQKVIAASTIGAIASLAPTLGPVIGGWITDVSSWHWLFYINLLPGIFVAVAVPMLVRIDKPDLSLLKGADYASMLFMAVFLGCLEYTLEEGPRWNWFSDSTIVATAWISGIAALAFVSRTLMVANPIVDLRALKDRNFALGCFFSFVTGIGLFATIYLTPLFLGRVRGYSALDIGLAVFSTGVFQVMSIPLYAFLANRVDLRWILMVGLALFAVSMWDFSPITHDWGSKELLLPQALRGIAQQLAVPPAVTLTLGGLAMARLKQASGLFNLMRNLGGAIGIAACATILNDRTNLHFTRMAEHLNSSNEAMNQWLSQVSGNLASLGQSGNDGMTAALHQLWLLTLREAQTQTYADAFLAIMVCFIIATAMVPLMRKVVPPAAPSADAH; encoded by the coding sequence ATGAGTACGGTCGGCGTTGCTGCTTCTGCGCAGCCTTTCGACGCGGCATCGATGCCCACCGCGCAAAAAGTCTTCGCCTTCGCCACCATGTGCGTGGGCATGTTCATTGCCCTGCTCGACATCCAGATTGTCTCGGCTTCGCTACGTGATATCGGCGGCGGCTTGTCGGCCGGCGCAGATGAAACGGCCTGGGTACAGACCAGCTACCTGATTGCCGAAATCGTGGTCATCCCGCTGTCCGGCTGGTTGTCCCGAGTGATGTCGACCCGCTGGCTGTTCTGCGCGTCGGCGGTGGGTTTCACCCTCGCCAGCCTGCTGTGTGGCCTGGCGTGGAATATCCAGAGCATGATCGCCTTTCGTGCCCTGCAAGGTTTTCTAGGCGGCTCGATGATCCCGATGGTATTTACCTCGGCGTTCATGTTCTTCACCGGCAAACAGAAAGTCATCGCCGCTTCGACCATCGGCGCCATCGCGTCCCTGGCGCCGACGCTGGGCCCGGTGATTGGCGGCTGGATCACTGATGTTTCGTCCTGGCACTGGCTGTTTTACATCAACCTGCTGCCGGGCATTTTTGTCGCGGTTGCCGTGCCGATGCTGGTCCGTATCGACAAACCGGACCTGTCCCTGCTCAAGGGCGCCGACTACGCGAGCATGCTGTTCATGGCGGTATTTCTCGGCTGCCTGGAATACACCCTGGAGGAAGGGCCGCGCTGGAACTGGTTCAGCGACAGCACGATTGTCGCCACGGCATGGATCTCCGGGATCGCGGCGCTGGCGTTCGTCAGCCGCACTTTGATGGTCGCCAACCCCATCGTTGATTTGCGCGCATTGAAGGATCGCAATTTCGCCTTGGGTTGCTTCTTCTCGTTCGTGACCGGCATCGGTCTGTTCGCGACGATTTACCTGACGCCGCTGTTCCTCGGCCGGGTGCGTGGCTACAGCGCGCTGGATATCGGCCTTGCGGTGTTCTCCACCGGTGTATTTCAGGTGATGTCGATCCCGCTGTATGCGTTTCTCGCCAATCGGGTCGACCTGCGCTGGATTCTCATGGTCGGGCTGGCGTTGTTCGCCGTATCCATGTGGGACTTCTCGCCGATTACCCACGATTGGGGCAGCAAGGAATTGCTGTTGCCCCAGGCCTTGCGCGGCATTGCCCAACAATTGGCCGTGCCTCCAGCGGTGACCCTGACCCTGGGCGGGCTGGCCATGGCGCGGCTCAAGCAGGCATCAGGCTTGTTTAACCTGATGCGCAACCTCGGTGGCGCGATCGGCATTGCCGCCTGCGCGACGATTCTCAACGACCGCACCAATCTGCATTTCACGCGCATGGCCGAACACCTGAACAGCAGCAACGAAGCCATGAACCAATGGCTGAGCCAGGTGAGCGGCAATCTGGCCAGCCTTGGCCAGTCCGGCAACGACGGCATGACCGCCGCGTTGCATCAACTGTGGCTGCTGACACTGCGCGAAGCCCAGACCCAAACCTACGCCGATGCGTTCCTGGCGATCATGGTCTGTTTCATCATCGCCACCGCCATGGTGCCGTTGATGCGCAAGGTCGTTCCGCCCGCTGCGCCTTCCGCCGACGCTCACTGA
- a CDS encoding efflux transporter outer membrane subunit, whose protein sequence is MKTLNSTRTFTLSLLVVALAGCAVGPDYQTPVPIVSGPFSQQTLLDQRIGETPAPSLDTWWNGFADQQLNRIIERVLKQNLDLQASMARVEQAQAAAREAGAERLPEGNLDARAVRQRQSQESALGKIGSTFPGYERNQTIETIGAGASWEVDLAGGLKRGEQAASAEAQAAEANHTGVRISVAAEAADAYFRVRGAQQRIALAEDQVQTEAALLALVNDRFGSGLSTHREQAQAQALVLQARATLPPLRTELALQLNRLDVLMGAQPGTYAKELLTRSQSYKVPTISDTDGPASLLRRRPDVMAAERRLAASSAHIGAAIAEYYPKVSLAGLLGFESLHSGSLIGASAFQPQAIVGLHWRLFDFGRVDAEVAQAKGANAEALAQYRQSMLRATEDVENAIVTLTELESQHREVEQEVAAHKVARDAAQDAYKGGAISLVEVLDEDRLLLTSRDQLAQLHANDARAAVATFRALGGGWPQAVQTAGK, encoded by the coding sequence ATGAAGACCCTGAATAGCACCCGCACTTTTACCTTGAGCCTGCTGGTGGTGGCGTTGGCCGGCTGCGCAGTCGGCCCGGATTACCAGACGCCCGTGCCCATCGTCAGTGGCCCGTTCAGCCAGCAGACATTGCTCGACCAGCGGATTGGCGAGACGCCCGCGCCGTCGCTGGACACCTGGTGGAACGGTTTCGCCGATCAGCAACTGAACCGGATCATCGAGCGTGTGCTCAAGCAGAATCTCGATCTGCAGGCCTCCATGGCCCGGGTCGAACAGGCCCAGGCTGCCGCCCGTGAAGCTGGGGCCGAACGTTTGCCCGAGGGCAATCTCGACGCTCGCGCCGTGCGTCAACGCCAGTCCCAGGAAAGCGCGCTGGGCAAGATCGGCAGCACCTTTCCCGGCTACGAACGCAATCAGACGATTGAAACCATCGGTGCTGGCGCCAGCTGGGAGGTCGACCTGGCCGGTGGCCTGAAGCGTGGCGAACAAGCTGCCAGCGCCGAAGCCCAGGCAGCCGAGGCCAATCACACCGGCGTGCGGATTTCCGTTGCGGCCGAGGCGGCCGACGCTTACTTCCGGGTGCGGGGCGCGCAACAACGCATCGCGCTGGCCGAAGATCAGGTACAGACCGAAGCGGCCTTGCTGGCCCTGGTCAACGACCGTTTCGGCAGCGGCCTGTCGACCCATCGCGAACAGGCCCAGGCTCAGGCGCTGGTCTTGCAGGCCCGCGCCACCTTGCCGCCATTGCGCACGGAACTGGCGTTGCAGCTCAACCGGCTCGATGTGCTGATGGGCGCGCAACCCGGCACCTACGCCAAAGAATTGCTGACCCGTTCGCAAAGCTACAAGGTGCCGACGATCAGCGACACCGACGGCCCTGCCAGCCTGCTGCGCCGGCGTCCCGACGTGATGGCGGCCGAACGCCGTCTGGCTGCGTCCAGCGCACATATCGGCGCGGCCATTGCCGAGTATTACCCGAAGGTCTCGCTGGCCGGTTTACTGGGTTTTGAAAGTCTGCACAGTGGTTCGTTGATCGGCGCTTCGGCGTTTCAACCCCAGGCCATCGTCGGCCTGCACTGGCGGCTGTTCGATTTCGGTCGGGTAGACGCTGAAGTCGCCCAGGCCAAAGGCGCCAACGCCGAAGCTCTGGCGCAATACCGCCAATCAATGCTGCGCGCCACCGAGGATGTGGAAAACGCCATCGTGACCCTGACCGAACTGGAATCCCAGCATCGGGAAGTGGAACAGGAAGTCGCCGCCCACAAAGTCGCCCGCGACGCCGCGCAGGATGCCTATAAAGGTGGGGCGATCAGTCTCGTAGAAGTGCTGGATGAAGACCGGTTGTTGCTGACCTCGCGGGATCAATTGGCGCAACTGCACGCCAATGACGCCCGGGCGGCGGTGGCCACATTCCGCGCGCTGGGCGGTGGCTGGCCGCAGGCGGTGCAGACTGCCGGGAAGTAG
- a CDS encoding ABC transporter substrate-binding protein, producing the protein MRQLSRPALHCLLALAAAVLWTSPSPAADETLQVRVGYLAFVPDPGPLLSNVIPEPVDAGLRGAELAIIDSNSTGRFLKHSYNLETASADSAQALLEKARALHEQGLRLFVVNAPADTLRQLSAALPDSLLFNAGSADDSLRSTACLSNVLHTLPSRAMLTDALAQFLAVRRWNRWLLIVGQTPDDQAYAAAVRRAAKRFGHTIVAEKSWSFDNDQRRSAQADMPLFTQTAEYDVVLVADERGDFGEYVPYQTWYPRPVAGTQGLTPTGWHKTVETYGAAQLQKRFEALAGRWMNDRDFAAWMAVRSIASAVSKLRGVDPLDIRRLELSDQLPLDGFKGRKLSYRAWNGQLRQPIPIVQPRALVSTSPQDGFLHPVTELDSLGYDKPEVSCTFN; encoded by the coding sequence ATGCGCCAGCTTTCCAGACCCGCCCTGCACTGCCTGCTTGCCCTTGCGGCGGCGGTCTTGTGGACAAGCCCAAGCCCGGCCGCCGATGAAACCCTGCAAGTGCGCGTCGGGTATCTGGCCTTCGTGCCCGACCCCGGCCCGCTGTTATCCAATGTCATTCCTGAACCGGTGGATGCCGGACTACGCGGCGCCGAACTGGCGATCATCGACAGCAACAGCACCGGGCGTTTCCTCAAACACAGCTACAACCTGGAAACCGCCAGCGCCGACAGTGCGCAGGCATTGCTGGAAAAAGCCCGCGCGCTGCATGAGCAAGGTTTGCGGCTGTTTGTGGTCAATGCTCCGGCGGATACGCTGCGCCAGCTCAGCGCCGCGTTGCCGGACAGTCTGCTGTTCAACGCTGGCAGCGCCGACGACAGCCTGCGCAGCACTGCCTGTTTGAGCAACGTGCTGCACACCTTGCCCAGCCGGGCGATGTTGACCGATGCGCTGGCGCAATTTCTCGCCGTACGGCGCTGGAATCGCTGGCTGCTGATCGTCGGTCAGACGCCCGATGATCAGGCGTATGCGGCGGCCGTACGCCGCGCCGCCAAGCGCTTCGGACACACCATCGTCGCCGAAAAAAGCTGGAGCTTTGACAACGACCAGCGCCGCAGCGCCCAGGCCGACATGCCGCTGTTCACCCAGACCGCCGAATACGACGTGGTGCTGGTAGCGGACGAACGGGGCGACTTTGGCGAGTACGTGCCCTACCAGACCTGGTACCCGCGCCCGGTCGCCGGCACCCAGGGCCTGACGCCGACCGGCTGGCACAAGACCGTGGAAACCTATGGCGCGGCGCAATTGCAGAAACGTTTCGAAGCCCTGGCCGGACGCTGGATGAACGACCGGGATTTCGCGGCCTGGATGGCCGTGCGCAGTATCGCCAGCGCAGTCAGCAAACTGCGCGGCGTCGATCCACTGGACATCCGCCGCCTGGAGTTAAGCGATCAGTTGCCGCTGGACGGCTTCAAGGGCCGCAAGCTCAGCTATCGCGCGTGGAATGGCCAGTTGCGCCAGCCAATTCCCATCGTCCAGCCCCGCGCCCTGGTCAGCACGTCGCCACAGGATGGCTTTCTGCACCCGGTCACCGAACTCGACAGCCTGGGCTATGACAAGCCCGAAGTGAGCTGCACCTTCAACTGA
- a CDS encoding YVTN family beta-propeller repeat protein, which translates to MRRTLIATALMAAALSTLAGQSLAATAWVSNEKDNSLSLIDMDSLKVTQTIAVGMRPRGLLLSHDNKLLYICASDSDRVQVMDVATHKIIKELPSGKDPEQFALHPNNRWLYVSNEDDSLVTVIDTENSKVLAQIDVGVEPEGMAVSPDGKWAVNTSETTNMLHWIDTSTQTLADNTLVDQRPRFVEFNQDGSQLWASAEIGGTVSVIDVATRKIIKTLNFQIKGVHPDKVQPVGIKIAANGKYAFVALGPANHVAVIDAKTLEIVDYLLVGRRVWQMAFTPDQSQLLTTNGVSGDVSVIDVASLKVTKSIKVGRYPWGVVVTP; encoded by the coding sequence ATGCGCCGCACCCTGATCGCCACTGCCTTGATGGCCGCCGCCCTTTCAACCCTCGCGGGGCAAAGCCTGGCGGCCACCGCCTGGGTGTCCAACGAGAAGGACAACAGCCTCAGCCTGATCGACATGGACAGCCTGAAAGTCACGCAAACCATTGCCGTCGGCATGCGCCCTCGCGGCTTGCTGCTGTCCCATGACAACAAGCTGCTGTACATCTGCGCCAGCGACTCGGACCGGGTGCAAGTGATGGATGTGGCCACCCACAAAATCATCAAGGAGCTGCCCTCCGGCAAAGACCCGGAACAGTTCGCCCTGCACCCCAACAACCGCTGGCTGTATGTTTCCAACGAAGACGACTCGCTGGTGACGGTGATCGATACCGAGAACTCCAAGGTCCTGGCGCAGATCGATGTCGGCGTCGAACCCGAAGGCATGGCGGTCAGCCCCGACGGCAAGTGGGCGGTCAATACCAGCGAAACCACCAACATGCTGCACTGGATCGACACCAGCACCCAGACCCTGGCCGACAACACTTTGGTGGATCAACGACCACGCTTCGTCGAGTTCAATCAGGACGGCTCGCAACTCTGGGCATCGGCGGAAATCGGCGGCACGGTGAGTGTGATCGACGTCGCCACCCGCAAGATCATCAAGACCCTGAACTTCCAGATCAAAGGCGTTCACCCGGACAAGGTGCAGCCGGTGGGCATCAAGATCGCCGCCAACGGCAAATACGCCTTCGTCGCCCTGGGCCCGGCCAACCATGTGGCGGTGATTGACGCCAAGACCCTGGAAATCGTCGATTACCTGCTCGTCGGCAGGCGGGTCTGGCAGATGGCGTTTACCCCGGATCAAAGCCAGTTGCTGACCACCAACGGCGTCAGTGGCGATGTGTCGGTGATCGACGTCGCCAGCCTCAAGGTAACCAAGTCGATCAAGGTCGGCCGTTACCCTTGGGGTGTGGTCGTGACCCCATGA
- a CDS encoding response regulator transcription factor produces MYKILIADDHPLFREAIHNVITDGFPGSEVMETEDLESALALTQQHDDLDLILLDLNMPGMHGLNGLINLRNEAPTIPVVIVSAEQDKQIVLQAITYGAVGFITKSSPRLQMTQAIEQILNGNVYLPSDIIRSQKPATRRHNSENRSFPPELLQALTRKQLLVLERMTKGESNKQIAYTLEIAETTVKAHVSAILRKLNVHNRVQAILSAGDIDFAAYLRR; encoded by the coding sequence ATGTACAAAATTCTAATAGCCGACGATCACCCGCTGTTTCGCGAGGCCATCCACAACGTCATCACTGACGGTTTTCCCGGCAGCGAAGTGATGGAAACCGAGGACCTGGAAAGCGCCCTGGCCTTGACCCAGCAGCATGACGATCTGGACCTCATCCTGCTGGACCTGAACATGCCCGGCATGCACGGCCTCAATGGCCTGATAAACCTGCGCAACGAAGCGCCGACCATCCCGGTGGTGATCGTTTCCGCCGAGCAGGACAAACAGATTGTTCTGCAAGCCATCACCTACGGCGCAGTGGGTTTCATCACCAAATCGTCGCCGCGACTGCAAATGACCCAAGCCATCGAGCAGATTCTCAACGGCAACGTTTATCTGCCGTCGGACATCATCCGCAGTCAGAAGCCCGCCACCCGCCGACATAACAGCGAAAACCGAAGCTTCCCGCCGGAACTGCTGCAAGCCCTGACCCGCAAGCAATTACTGGTGCTGGAACGCATGACCAAGGGCGAGTCGAACAAACAGATCGCCTACACCTTGGAAATCGCCGAAACCACGGTCAAGGCCCACGTTTCAGCGATCCTGCGCAAGCTCAATGTGCACAACAGGGTGCAAGCCATTCTCAGCGCCGGAGACATTGATTTCGCCGCGTACCTGCGGCGCTGA